A stretch of DNA from Microlunatus capsulatus:
GGCTCAGGCCGCGGGGGTGTGCTCAGGCCGCGGGATGGGCTCAGAGCGCGAGGTGGGGCTCAGGCCGCGGGTGGGGCTCAGGCCGCGGGATCCGGGCCGGCGTGGTGGGTCAGCGCTCGTCGTCCTCGGGGACGATGTGCATGGCCGCCTCCTCGGCGCTGGCGGCGCCCGCGTCGATGCCGGCGTCGACGGCGAGCAGGTCGCCCTCGTCGTCGGGGCCGATGCCCTCGTTGGTGTCCATCAGGCGGCCGGCGCGCTCGTCACCGGTCTCGGTGTCGAGGAAGTCGGACTCGTCGGAGACGCCGTCGTCGAGACCCTTCTCCTGGTCGGTCTCGGCGTAGGGGTCGGGCTCGGGGACCTCCTCCGACAGCCGCGCGTCCAGGCTGTCGTGCTCGCCCTCCCGCATCAGCACCGACGGCTTCTCCGGCGGGGAGTAGCCCTCGTCGAGGGCGTCGTCGACGCCGCGCTCCTCGAGGTTCGTCTGGGACTGCAGCTGGTCCTGGTCGAGCTGCTCCTCCCGGTCCGGGGTCTGCTCGTAGGACTGGGTCATGTCGCTCATGGCTCTACCCTGCCACGCCGCCGCGGGGCCGACGGCGCAGCCCGCCCGCAGCCCACCGGGCTCAGCCGGTCGAGCTGATGACCGTCGAGTCGTCGATCTTGAGCACGCCGCCCTGCTCCACCAACCGGAAGGACGTGCGCTCGCGGACGACCCGGTCGTCGTCGTAGGTGTAGGTGACCGTGGCCTCGGCGCCGTCGGGGGCGGTCCCGCGGGCCTGGCTGACCCTGACCTCCTCGATCCCGTCCCAGAAGTCCTCGTAGGCGTCGCGACCGCCCGTGGTGCCGGTCTGGTAGCGCCGCGTGAGCAGCCCCCAGGCCTCGTCGGTGTCGTCGGGGACCAGCCCGTAGTAGGTCGTGACGGCGGCGGCCAGCTCGGCGGCGCTGGGCTGGTCGTCGTCCGGGCTCGCCGAGGTCGAGGAGCTGGGCGAGGGCGAGGGGGCGGGGCTCGAGGGCTCCGGGCTGGACGGCTCCGGGCTCGACGGCTCGGGGCTGGACGGCTCGGGACCGGGTGTCGGGTCGGCACTGGCCGTCGCGTCGTCGGACGGCGCGGGAGCGGCGGTCCCGGAGGTCGAGGTCTGCGGGGTGGCGACGCCGCCGCCGTCGGGGCGCAGCAGGGTGTACGCCAGGGCCGCGACGGCCAGCACCGCGACCAGGCCCAGCAGGACCGGCAGCAGCGGGCGACGACGGCCGGGGCGGTCGGGGCCGGTCCCCGGTCCGGCGGGCGGTCCGGCGGGCGGGAGGGCGGCGACGTCCGCGGGTGGCACCGGCGCGCTCACCCGGGTCGGCGTCGGGTCGGCCGCGGCGACGGCGGGCACGGCCG
This window harbors:
- a CDS encoding DUF5709 domain-containing protein, yielding MSDMTQSYEQTPDREEQLDQDQLQSQTNLEERGVDDALDEGYSPPEKPSVLMREGEHDSLDARLSEEVPEPDPYAETDQEKGLDDGVSDESDFLDTETGDERAGRLMDTNEGIGPDDEGDLLAVDAGIDAGAASAEEAAMHIVPEDDER